Proteins found in one Solitalea lacus genomic segment:
- a CDS encoding fumarylacetoacetate hydrolase family protein has product MKLIRFGEAGKEKTGVFINDKYYDTSAFGEDYNEQFFETDGVNRLAEFIKLNDGNLPVIGANERLGSPIGRPSKIVCIGLNYVDHAKETGATPPKEPVVFMKSTTALCGPFDNIMIPKNSVKTDWEVELAIVIGKKASYVDEADAMDYVAGYCLHNDVSEREFQIERGGTWDKGKGCDTFAPLGPWMVTKDEVSDPHKLSLWLKVNGKMMQNGTTANFIFNIPSVISYVSQFMTLLPGDVISTGTPAGVGLGFNPPVYLNPGDVVELGIDGLGTSKQEVVAFSN; this is encoded by the coding sequence ATGAAACTTATTCGATTTGGAGAAGCCGGTAAGGAGAAAACCGGAGTGTTTATCAATGATAAATATTACGATACGTCTGCTTTTGGAGAAGATTACAATGAACAGTTTTTTGAAACTGATGGCGTAAATAGATTAGCTGAGTTTATTAAGTTAAATGATGGTAATTTACCTGTTATTGGCGCTAATGAACGATTGGGATCGCCAATTGGACGTCCTTCAAAAATTGTTTGTATCGGTTTAAACTATGTAGATCATGCTAAAGAAACTGGTGCAACTCCGCCTAAAGAACCTGTGGTGTTTATGAAATCAACAACTGCCTTATGCGGACCGTTTGATAATATAATGATTCCTAAAAATTCAGTGAAAACAGATTGGGAAGTTGAGTTAGCAATTGTAATTGGAAAAAAAGCCAGTTATGTAGATGAAGCAGATGCAATGGATTACGTTGCAGGATATTGTTTACATAATGATGTGAGTGAGCGTGAGTTTCAAATTGAAAGGGGAGGTACCTGGGATAAAGGAAAGGGCTGCGATACTTTTGCTCCTTTGGGGCCATGGATGGTTACTAAAGATGAAGTTAGCGATCCACACAAATTAAGCTTATGGTTAAAGGTAAATGGAAAAATGATGCAGAATGGAACGACTGCTAATTTTATTTTCAATATACCTTCGGTGATCTCCTATGTTAGCCAATTTATGACTTTGTTGCCTGGTGATGTAATTTCAACTGGGACACCGGCAGGTGTTGGACTTGGATTCAATCCTCCTGTTTATTTAAATCCCGGAGATGTAGTTGAATTAGGAATAGATGGCTTGGGCACTTCAAAACAAGAAGTGGTTGCTTTTTCTAATTAA
- a CDS encoding amidohydrolase family protein, whose translation MIIDSHQHFWKYNTKNHAWITDEMSVIKRDFMPDDLIPLLAANMIDGCVAVQADQTEDETHFLLNLAEEHKFIKGVVGWVDFRSEDIDARLEYFSNFKKLKGFRHIVQAEPQEDFLLGKAFCNGIGSLKKYRFTYDLLVFPKQLPYVLSFVKLYPDQLFVVDHLAKPYIKSGKIDEWRKDIIALAQFSNVHCKLSGMVTEANWSNWKTIDFKPYVDVVLESFGIDRVMFGSDWPVSLLAASYDQCYELLHNLTHHLSSNEKDKLWGTNATQFYNLLP comes from the coding sequence ATGATTATCGACTCCCATCAACACTTTTGGAAATATAATACTAAAAATCATGCTTGGATAACAGATGAAATGTCTGTTATTAAGCGTGATTTTATGCCTGACGATTTGATTCCACTGCTAGCTGCTAATATGATTGACGGCTGTGTGGCTGTTCAAGCAGATCAGACAGAAGATGAAACACATTTTTTGTTGAATCTAGCCGAAGAACATAAGTTTATTAAAGGGGTAGTAGGCTGGGTTGATTTTCGATCTGAGGATATTGATGCGCGTTTGGAGTATTTCTCCAACTTTAAAAAGCTAAAAGGTTTTAGACATATAGTTCAGGCAGAACCACAGGAGGATTTTTTGCTTGGTAAAGCTTTTTGCAATGGAATAGGTTCACTTAAGAAATATAGGTTTACATATGATCTTTTAGTGTTCCCGAAGCAATTGCCTTATGTTTTAAGTTTTGTCAAACTGTATCCAGACCAGTTATTTGTGGTTGACCATTTAGCAAAACCCTATATAAAATCAGGAAAGATTGATGAGTGGAGGAAAGATATTATAGCGCTTGCCCAGTTTTCCAATGTGCATTGCAAATTATCAGGTATGGTAACTGAAGCAAATTGGAGCAACTGGAAGACCATTGATTTTAAACCTTATGTTGATGTGGTACTTGAAAGTTTTGGAATAGATAGGGTTATGTTTGGAAGCGACTGGCCAGTGAGTTTACTAGCTGCTTCTTATGATCAATGTTATGAGTTACTTCATAATTTAACACATCATTTGTCTTCGAATGAAAAAGATAAATTATGGGGTACTAATGCAACTCAATTTTATAACTTATTACCTTAA